Proteins encoded by one window of Microbulbifer salipaludis:
- a CDS encoding PstS family phosphate ABC transporter substrate-binding protein encodes MGRCRAFKYVSRTLVAAALYLLSTSGIASEPGDTTLFRLTGSNTIGADLAPAQVKGYLRAIGATNITQRSEGEKHWVNATLHGDPVVVPIIALGSSTGFKALNENSADIGMASRRIKPREIGMLKRFGDFTGPQAEHVIGLDALIVTVHKRNPVSQLSLDQLAQIYRGEIRNWAQLGGPDLPIRPLHRDIESGTRATFDSEVFGASRPAETFVYEVSGNHETRALVQRDPAAIGYLPYADAEGLQKVAVKAGELAAIVPDRGIIATEDFPLTRRLYLYRNPGRYNAHVDAFIHFVESHAGQQIVADVGFINLTPVALQVPAYANAPDNYRQLMETGSRLSISFRFADGSAELDNRALRDLQRLQDFMTREENHDLSLTLVGFSDYKANRNISDLISRFRALKVQGALLRDHQMGDSRIMSVGAFAPLTGDSEQGPVKNSRVEVWIN; translated from the coding sequence ATGGGACGCTGCCGAGCCTTTAAATATGTATCACGCACACTGGTGGCCGCAGCACTTTACCTGCTGAGCACCAGCGGCATAGCGTCTGAGCCAGGCGACACGACGCTCTTCCGCCTCACCGGCTCCAACACCATCGGCGCGGATCTCGCCCCGGCGCAGGTAAAAGGTTACCTGCGCGCAATTGGCGCAACAAACATCACTCAGCGCAGCGAGGGTGAAAAGCACTGGGTCAACGCCACGCTCCACGGCGACCCGGTAGTGGTCCCCATCATTGCGCTCGGTTCGAGTACGGGATTTAAAGCCCTCAACGAAAACAGTGCCGATATCGGTATGGCATCGCGTCGGATCAAGCCCCGGGAAATCGGCATGCTCAAGCGCTTTGGCGACTTTACCGGCCCCCAGGCGGAGCACGTGATCGGGCTTGATGCGCTGATCGTGACCGTACACAAGCGCAACCCGGTGTCCCAGCTGAGCCTGGACCAGCTGGCACAAATTTATCGCGGTGAGATTCGCAACTGGGCACAACTGGGCGGCCCAGACTTGCCAATTCGGCCACTGCACCGGGATATCGAATCCGGCACCCGCGCCACCTTTGACAGTGAAGTGTTCGGCGCCAGCCGTCCTGCAGAAACGTTTGTGTATGAAGTCTCCGGCAACCACGAAACCCGCGCACTGGTGCAACGGGACCCGGCCGCGATTGGCTACCTGCCCTACGCCGATGCCGAAGGCCTGCAGAAAGTGGCGGTCAAGGCCGGCGAGCTGGCGGCCATTGTGCCCGACCGCGGCATCATCGCCACCGAGGATTTCCCGCTCACCCGCCGCCTGTACCTGTATCGCAACCCCGGGCGCTACAACGCCCATGTAGATGCTTTTATCCACTTCGTCGAATCTCATGCCGGTCAACAGATAGTGGCCGATGTCGGTTTTATCAATCTCACACCGGTGGCGCTCCAGGTGCCTGCTTATGCCAATGCACCGGACAACTACCGCCAGCTGATGGAAACCGGGTCGCGCCTGAGCATTTCGTTCCGCTTTGCGGACGGCAGTGCCGAGCTGGACAACCGGGCCCTGCGGGACCTGCAACGGCTGCAGGACTTTATGACACGAGAGGAAAACCACGACCTTTCGCTGACTCTGGTGGGATTCTCCGACTACAAAGCAAACCGCAATATTTCCGATCTGATTTCCCGCTTTCGCGCGCTGAAGGTGCAGGGTGCGCTACTGCGAGACCACCAGATGGGCGACAGCCGGATCATGTCTGTGGGTGCCTTTGCACCGCTCACCGGAGACAGCGAGCAAGGCCCGGTAAAAAACAGTCGCGTGGAAGTCTGGATAAATTGA
- the nagK gene encoding N-acetylglucosamine kinase has product MVALRDSRDILYVGIDGGGSKCRASIFDADNRLLGTGVSGPANPLHGYAQTIDSIVRSAALAVADAGMPAETLGELVAGVGLAGVNMPRLFNEMSAWAHPFKQMFLTTDQHSACLGAHRGGDGAVIIAGTGSVGYSWVNGHSEIVGGHGFPHGDKGSGAWLGMEAVKYLLMAMEGLSAKSMLQRELQKALGTDDPYDVIEMMAGKPSSQYAKLAVPVVECAEADCPVAVSIMRDGAAYISDLAEKLMESKPPRLAMIGGLAPRLKPWLKPRVAERVSDPLDPPELGCVYFAQHSLAALGEGETRPAEKGDAKALFG; this is encoded by the coding sequence ATGGTTGCTTTGAGAGACAGTAGGGACATTCTTTACGTTGGCATCGATGGCGGTGGCAGCAAGTGCCGCGCCTCCATTTTTGACGCCGACAATCGTCTGCTGGGCACCGGTGTTTCCGGGCCTGCGAACCCCCTTCATGGCTACGCACAGACCATTGACTCCATAGTCCGCTCGGCCGCTCTGGCCGTGGCCGATGCCGGCATGCCAGCGGAAACGCTTGGGGAGCTGGTGGCGGGTGTTGGTCTGGCGGGCGTCAACATGCCCCGCCTTTTCAACGAAATGAGTGCCTGGGCACACCCCTTCAAGCAGATGTTCCTCACCACCGACCAGCACTCCGCGTGCCTCGGCGCCCACCGTGGTGGCGACGGCGCAGTCATTATTGCGGGCACCGGTTCCGTCGGTTATTCCTGGGTCAACGGCCACAGCGAGATCGTCGGTGGCCACGGATTCCCGCACGGCGATAAAGGCAGTGGTGCCTGGCTGGGGATGGAAGCGGTGAAGTATCTGCTCATGGCCATGGAAGGGCTGTCGGCGAAGTCCATGCTGCAGCGTGAATTGCAAAAGGCCCTGGGTACCGACGATCCCTACGATGTGATCGAAATGATGGCGGGCAAACCTTCCAGTCAGTACGCCAAGCTGGCGGTGCCGGTGGTGGAGTGCGCAGAGGCCGACTGCCCGGTTGCTGTGTCCATCATGCGCGATGGTGCGGCCTACATCAGTGATCTCGCGGAAAAATTAATGGAAAGCAAGCCGCCGCGGCTTGCCATGATCGGCGGTCTGGCACCCCGGCTGAAGCCCTGGCTGAAACCGCGGGTTGCCGAGCGGGTATCCGACCCGCTGGACCCGCCGGAACTGGGCTGTGTCTACTTCGCGCAGCACTCACTGGCTGCGCTGGGCGAGGGTGAAACCCGGCCCGCGGAGAAGGGCGATGCAAAAGCGCTCTTTGGATAA
- the pgi gene encoding glucose-6-phosphate isomerase, producing MHNAPSFSAISQSEIWRALQAQAKQLKQRRLTDLFADGPLRARDFSLELPRFLLDYSKNPVDRPVFVNLLRLAQEAGVEQWRDDFFAGKPINVTEGRPVLHPALRGGLDADVEVDGVSVSEAVEVELQRLKELVVLLHNGDLTGCSGKRITNVVNLGVGGSHLGPQTVIEALRTHRKGDVAVHFVSNVDGAQLTDVLAGLDAESTLFIVSSKTFTTGETMTNARSALSWLQRAMPERPAEALLQQHFIGVTASPDKAQQFGILPERIYRFWDWVGGRYSLWSSIGLPIAIACGFDHFRALLDGAAEMDRHFREAPLAQNAPVILALLSVWNCSFMGYPAHAVLPYNQALHMLPAYLQQADMESNGKSTNRAGVEVDYATGPLIWGQTGINGQHAFYQYLHQSPEVVPADFIGTVAPGHELSGHHEVLLANMFAQSQALMNGVDAESVARELTAKGLSQEEIKRLTPFKVHRGGKPSNTILLKELDPRSLGALIALYEHKIFVQGVILQIYSFDQWGVELGKGLASKLESKLAAGDLTGEDGSTAQLIDYYRRVNGAVTSTELPEVGVAESAGEQA from the coding sequence ATGCATAACGCACCTTCCTTTTCCGCCATTTCCCAGTCTGAGATCTGGCGGGCGCTGCAGGCGCAGGCGAAGCAGCTCAAGCAGCGCCGTCTCACCGACCTGTTTGCTGATGGTCCACTGCGGGCCAGGGATTTTTCCCTGGAGCTGCCCCGGTTTTTGCTGGATTACTCGAAAAACCCTGTCGACCGTCCGGTTTTTGTAAATTTATTACGCTTGGCGCAAGAAGCCGGAGTGGAGCAGTGGCGGGACGATTTCTTCGCCGGTAAACCCATCAATGTCACCGAGGGGCGGCCTGTTCTCCATCCCGCGCTACGTGGAGGTTTGGATGCCGATGTCGAAGTTGACGGGGTATCCGTCAGCGAGGCGGTCGAGGTCGAGCTGCAGCGCTTGAAAGAGCTTGTAGTTTTACTACATAATGGCGACCTGACGGGCTGCAGCGGTAAAAGGATCACCAATGTGGTCAATCTTGGCGTCGGTGGCTCCCATCTCGGACCACAGACCGTCATCGAAGCGCTGCGTACCCATCGGAAGGGTGATGTCGCCGTGCACTTTGTCTCCAATGTGGATGGAGCCCAGCTCACGGATGTGCTGGCCGGCCTGGATGCCGAATCGACCCTGTTTATCGTTTCGTCAAAGACATTTACCACCGGCGAAACAATGACCAACGCACGCAGTGCCCTTAGCTGGTTGCAGCGTGCGATGCCGGAGAGGCCGGCGGAAGCGCTGCTGCAGCAACACTTTATTGGTGTGACTGCGAGCCCGGACAAGGCGCAGCAATTTGGCATCCTGCCAGAGCGGATTTATCGCTTCTGGGATTGGGTTGGCGGTCGCTACTCGCTGTGGTCGTCGATTGGCCTGCCCATCGCCATTGCCTGTGGCTTTGACCATTTTCGCGCGCTGCTGGATGGCGCTGCAGAGATGGATCGCCACTTCCGGGAAGCGCCACTTGCGCAGAATGCGCCGGTAATTCTGGCGCTGCTGAGTGTGTGGAACTGCTCGTTCATGGGCTATCCGGCGCACGCGGTTTTGCCTTACAACCAGGCGCTGCACATGTTGCCCGCTTATCTGCAGCAGGCAGATATGGAGAGCAACGGCAAGTCGACCAATCGCGCTGGAGTGGAGGTGGATTACGCCACTGGCCCACTGATCTGGGGGCAGACCGGGATCAACGGGCAGCATGCGTTCTATCAGTATCTGCACCAGAGCCCAGAGGTGGTGCCGGCCGACTTTATCGGCACCGTGGCCCCCGGACATGAGCTGAGCGGGCATCACGAGGTGCTGCTGGCCAATATGTTCGCCCAGAGTCAGGCTTTGATGAATGGTGTGGATGCGGAGTCAGTGGCGCGGGAACTGACAGCCAAGGGGCTGTCGCAAGAAGAAATAAAAAGGCTTACCCCATTCAAAGTGCATAGGGGTGGAAAGCCCAGTAACACAATACTCTTGAAAGAGTTGGACCCCCGATCGCTGGGAGCGTTGATTGCACTCTACGAGCACAAAATCTTTGTTCAGGGTGTGATTCTGCAAATTTATTCCTTTGATCAGTGGGGCGTGGAACTTGGTAAAGGTCTGGCCAGCAAGCTGGAGTCAAAATTGGCTGCCGGTGACCTGACGGGCGAAGACGGTTCCACGGCCCAGCTGATCGACTACTACCGCCGGGTAAACGGCGCGGTTACGTCCACGGAGCTGCCTGAGGTTGGGGTGGCTGAGTCTGCTGGAGAACAGGCTTAA
- the nagB-II gene encoding glucosamine-6-phosphate deaminase NagB-II produces the protein MTMTVMETEAREAPSRIAEQLKNNAPIMEALGERLRSKPPRFVMIVGRGSSDHAGVFAKYLIEIETGTPTFAAAPSVSSVYGKKLKLEDALVIVISQSGRSPDILAQAQMAKDAGAYTVALVNDETAPIKDIVDQVVPLKAGPELAVAATKSYLCTLSAVLQLVANWTQDADLKAGVEQLPQTLSDAIESDVQLRPEDLAAVKNLVVLGRGPGYGITRELALKLKEVCSVHAESFSSAEFLHGPVTLVEQKLTVVNVPIEDESYQAHSEQIADIIRRGGTLINLHVPSKGVHPRVAPLALLQRFYLDVAHVAVSRGINPDEPAGLKKVTQTV, from the coding sequence ATGACAATGACAGTAATGGAAACCGAGGCTCGTGAGGCCCCGAGCCGGATTGCCGAGCAGCTGAAAAACAATGCGCCGATCATGGAAGCGCTGGGTGAGCGCCTGCGCAGCAAGCCGCCGCGATTTGTCATGATCGTCGGGCGCGGTTCCTCCGATCACGCCGGCGTATTTGCCAAGTATCTGATTGAAATCGAAACCGGCACGCCTACGTTCGCCGCGGCGCCGTCCGTGTCCAGCGTTTATGGCAAGAAGCTCAAGCTGGAAGACGCGCTGGTCATCGTAATTTCCCAGTCCGGGCGCAGTCCGGACATCCTGGCACAGGCGCAGATGGCGAAAGATGCCGGCGCCTACACCGTGGCGCTGGTGAATGATGAGACTGCGCCGATCAAGGATATTGTGGATCAGGTGGTGCCGCTGAAGGCCGGCCCCGAACTGGCGGTTGCGGCCACCAAGAGCTACCTGTGCACCCTGTCTGCGGTTCTCCAGCTGGTGGCCAACTGGACCCAGGACGCCGATCTCAAGGCCGGTGTGGAACAACTGCCGCAAACCCTCAGCGACGCGATTGAATCCGACGTGCAGCTGCGCCCGGAAGACCTTGCCGCAGTGAAAAACCTGGTGGTCTTGGGGCGTGGTCCCGGTTACGGCATTACCCGTGAATTGGCACTCAAGCTGAAAGAAGTGTGCAGCGTGCACGCGGAGTCCTTCTCTAGCGCGGAATTCCTGCACGGCCCGGTCACCCTGGTAGAGCAGAAGCTCACGGTGGTGAATGTGCCTATCGAAGATGAGTCTTATCAGGCGCACAGCGAGCAGATCGCCGACATCATTCGTCGCGGCGGTACCCTGATTAACCTGCACGTGCCGAGCAAAGGTGTACACCCGCGTGTTGCACCGCTGGCCCTGTTGCAGCGCTTTTACCTCGACGTGGCGCATGTGGCGGTCAGCCGCGGGATTAATCCGGACGAGCCGGCGGGTCTGAAAAAAGTCACTCAGACCGTGTGA
- a CDS encoding sugar MFS transporter yields MTTAAITPSETRSSVLPMAIIGLLFFIFGFVTWLNGALIPFLQTICELSAFQAMLVASAFYIAYTVMALPMAAIIERTGYKTGMALGLALVAVGALIFIPAAYSRMFGIFLLAQFVVGSGLTILQTASNPYVVRVGSPETAAVRICVMGLLNKGAGIVAPLVFAALVMSGISGVSDAELAVLSSTAKDAKLDELAGQLVSPYIGMAILGVVLAVAMMFAPLPDIEDEVVEGQEEMEVNLPALLKFPQLILGSIALFFYVGVEVIAGDAIGLLGKQAGLDTAVASVLTSYTMVFMVLGYIWGTIAIPRFISQQTALLISAVMGIVFTFAVMTGSMESTVMSSATLALFGLPEIPNAVYFVALLGFANAMCWPAIWPLALEGLGKFTSKGAALLIMGISGGAVLPPLYGHFADTGDGQLAYVISIPAYLFILFYALKGHKMRSWK; encoded by the coding sequence ATGACTACCGCAGCGATTACTCCGAGCGAAACGCGCAGCAGTGTTTTGCCGATGGCCATCATCGGTCTGCTGTTCTTTATCTTTGGTTTTGTGACCTGGTTGAACGGGGCGTTAATTCCCTTCCTGCAGACCATCTGTGAACTCAGTGCCTTCCAGGCCATGCTCGTGGCGTCGGCGTTCTATATTGCCTATACCGTGATGGCGCTGCCGATGGCGGCCATTATCGAACGCACCGGCTACAAAACCGGCATGGCGTTGGGGCTGGCGCTGGTTGCCGTCGGGGCCCTGATTTTTATTCCCGCCGCTTACAGCCGTATGTTCGGTATTTTCCTGTTGGCCCAGTTTGTGGTGGGTTCCGGCCTGACTATTCTGCAGACGGCCTCCAACCCCTACGTAGTGCGTGTCGGCTCTCCGGAAACCGCAGCGGTGCGGATCTGTGTCATGGGGCTCCTGAACAAGGGCGCCGGTATTGTGGCGCCGCTGGTATTCGCTGCACTGGTGATGTCTGGCATCAGCGGTGTCAGCGATGCTGAGCTGGCCGTACTGTCGTCCACCGCTAAAGACGCCAAGCTGGACGAGCTGGCGGGGCAGCTGGTTTCCCCCTATATCGGCATGGCGATTCTCGGGGTTGTGCTGGCCGTCGCGATGATGTTCGCACCACTGCCGGATATTGAAGATGAAGTGGTGGAAGGTCAGGAAGAGATGGAGGTAAACCTGCCCGCGCTGCTGAAGTTTCCGCAGCTGATTCTCGGCTCCATTGCGCTGTTCTTCTACGTGGGCGTGGAGGTGATCGCCGGTGACGCTATTGGCTTGCTGGGCAAGCAGGCCGGGCTGGATACGGCGGTCGCGTCCGTGCTGACGTCCTACACGATGGTGTTCATGGTGCTGGGTTATATCTGGGGCACCATCGCTATTCCCCGCTTTATCAGCCAGCAGACTGCGCTGTTGATCTCTGCGGTCATGGGAATTGTGTTCACGTTCGCGGTAATGACAGGATCCATGGAAAGCACCGTAATGTCCTCCGCGACCCTGGCGCTGTTCGGCCTGCCCGAGATTCCCAATGCGGTCTACTTCGTTGCACTGTTGGGCTTCGCCAACGCCATGTGCTGGCCCGCAATCTGGCCGCTGGCGCTGGAAGGTTTGGGCAAGTTCACCTCCAAAGGTGCCGCCCTTCTGATCATGGGCATCTCCGGCGGTGCGGTGCTGCCGCCGCTGTACGGTCACTTTGCCGATACCGGCGACGGTCAGCTGGCCTACGTGATCTCAATCCCGGCTTACCTGTTTATTCTGTTTTACGCGCTGAAGGGCCACAAGATGCGCAGCTGGAAGTAA
- the edd gene encoding phosphogluconate dehydratase gives MANKTVVNSRIQAVTDRIIHRSEDTRASYLAQVERAQGKGRARHKLSCGNLAHAMAASSDHDKNLIASGQGPNLAIINAYNDMLSAHQPYGTYPEMLKAEALRNGATAQVAGGVPAMCDGVTQGQPGMELSLFSRDVIAMATAISLSHDMFDGGMYLGICDKIVPGLVIGALSFGHLPAVFVPAGPMPTGLANAEKVRIRQLYAEGKVGRKELLEAESASYHSPGTCTFYGTANSNQMLVEIMGLQLPGSSFINPATELRDAMNKEAVKQLVQISEPSNYTPIAKILSEKAFVNGIVGLHATGGSTNHTMHLIAMARAAGIQITWQDMAELSEVVPLLCHVYPNGTADINHFAAAGGMQYLIRELLGAGLLHNDVATVLGDSGMEPYTYDPFLNEDKDGLVWRPTAEESGNPDIIRPAADPFSSHGGLQLLKGNLGNSVIKVSALKTPQLKVKAPAVVFNSQDDMLDAFKAGELEKDFVAVVRFQGPQANGMPELHKLTPSLGVLQDRGFKVALVTDGRMSGASGKVPAAIHLSPEALEGGVIAKIQDGDIVELDAEAGVLKVHVSDEELAARAPAECDLSANATGMGRDLFTNMRKLASGAETGGSILF, from the coding sequence ATGGCAAACAAAACAGTGGTAAACAGTCGTATCCAGGCGGTTACCGACCGGATCATCCACCGCAGCGAAGACACCAGGGCCAGCTACCTGGCCCAGGTGGAGCGAGCCCAAGGCAAGGGGCGCGCGCGCCACAAGCTGTCCTGTGGCAACCTCGCGCACGCCATGGCGGCGTCCAGTGACCACGACAAGAATCTCATTGCATCCGGGCAGGGCCCCAACCTCGCCATCATCAATGCCTACAACGACATGTTGTCGGCCCACCAGCCCTACGGCACCTATCCGGAAATGCTCAAGGCGGAAGCGCTCCGCAACGGCGCCACCGCGCAGGTGGCCGGCGGCGTGCCCGCCATGTGTGACGGCGTCACCCAGGGGCAGCCGGGGATGGAGTTGTCCCTGTTTTCCCGCGATGTGATTGCCATGGCCACGGCCATCTCCCTGTCCCACGATATGTTCGATGGCGGCATGTACCTGGGCATTTGTGACAAGATCGTGCCCGGCCTGGTGATCGGTGCGCTGTCTTTTGGCCACCTGCCTGCGGTATTCGTTCCCGCCGGCCCGATGCCCACCGGTTTGGCGAACGCGGAAAAAGTACGTATTCGTCAGCTGTACGCGGAAGGTAAGGTTGGCCGCAAGGAGTTGCTGGAGGCGGAGAGTGCTTCCTATCACAGCCCGGGCACTTGCACCTTTTACGGCACCGCCAACAGCAACCAGATGCTGGTGGAAATCATGGGCCTGCAACTGCCGGGTAGCTCTTTTATCAATCCCGCCACCGAGCTGCGAGATGCGATGAACAAAGAGGCGGTCAAGCAGCTGGTGCAGATTTCCGAGCCCAGCAACTACACGCCCATCGCCAAAATTCTCTCCGAAAAAGCGTTCGTGAACGGCATCGTCGGCCTGCACGCCACCGGTGGTTCCACCAACCACACTATGCACCTGATCGCCATGGCGCGAGCTGCGGGTATCCAGATCACCTGGCAAGACATGGCCGAGCTGTCTGAAGTGGTACCACTGCTGTGCCACGTGTATCCGAACGGCACCGCGGACATCAACCACTTCGCCGCCGCCGGTGGCATGCAATACCTGATTCGCGAATTGTTGGGCGCGGGTCTGCTGCACAACGATGTGGCGACCGTTCTCGGCGATTCCGGTATGGAGCCCTACACCTACGATCCGTTCCTGAATGAAGACAAGGACGGACTGGTGTGGCGGCCAACCGCGGAAGAGTCCGGCAATCCGGACATCATCCGTCCCGCCGCAGATCCTTTCTCCAGCCACGGTGGCCTGCAACTGCTGAAAGGCAACCTTGGCAACAGCGTGATCAAGGTGTCCGCGCTGAAGACCCCGCAGCTGAAAGTGAAAGCGCCGGCGGTGGTATTCAACAGCCAGGACGACATGCTCGATGCGTTCAAGGCGGGTGAGCTGGAAAAAGATTTTGTGGCGGTGGTGCGATTCCAGGGGCCGCAGGCTAATGGTATGCCGGAGCTACACAAGCTGACGCCGTCCCTCGGCGTACTGCAGGACCGCGGTTTTAAGGTGGCACTGGTTACTGACGGCCGTATGTCTGGCGCCTCCGGTAAAGTGCCGGCGGCCATCCACCTCTCCCCGGAAGCACTGGAAGGTGGCGTAATCGCAAAGATCCAGGACGGAGACATTGTAGAGCTGGATGCGGAAGCCGGCGTTCTCAAAGTGCATGTGAGTGATGAAGAGCTGGCGGCACGCGCGCCAGCGGAGTGCGACCTGTCCGCCAATGCCACAGGCATGGGGCGCGACCTGTTTACCAATATGCGCAAGCTCGCCAGCGGCGCAGAAACCGGTGGCAGCATTCTTTTTTAA
- a CDS encoding LacI family DNA-binding transcriptional regulator, producing the protein MKSTINDVAALAGVSIKTVSRVINNEPSVRPATRKKVMDAVEELHYQPNLAARNLAGTRSYTIALIYDNPNAYYVIDMQNGILEACKARGYELLIHPSNSKSDTVNDELRALVEHSKVAGVVLTPPFSETQAVIDEVKKLGLDYVRIVSSGAAEGDEENCIQVDDTAAAFDITKHLIEHGHKRIGFLCGGEEHISTHGRLNGYKEALRQAGITVEPELIVAGEYSFDSGVSGAKKLLERDNPPTAIFASNDEMAAGALFAARLMHIEIPAQLSIVGFEDSPFSRQTWPKLTTAHQPNNEIARCAAALVLNKARSKGAAESAAANKDAGIIKKFVPELLVRDSTGDSPAG; encoded by the coding sequence ATGAAGAGCACCATCAACGACGTTGCGGCACTCGCCGGCGTGTCGATCAAGACCGTTTCCCGGGTCATCAACAACGAGCCATCGGTCCGGCCCGCCACCCGCAAAAAAGTGATGGATGCGGTGGAGGAACTCCATTACCAGCCCAACCTGGCGGCGCGCAACCTGGCCGGTACGCGCAGCTATACCATTGCGCTAATCTACGACAACCCGAATGCCTACTATGTGATCGACATGCAGAACGGCATCCTCGAGGCCTGCAAGGCCCGCGGTTACGAGCTGCTCATTCACCCCAGCAACTCCAAGTCCGACACCGTAAACGACGAATTGCGAGCGCTGGTGGAGCATTCCAAGGTGGCCGGGGTAGTGCTCACGCCGCCCTTCTCCGAGACCCAGGCCGTCATCGATGAAGTGAAAAAGCTCGGCCTCGACTATGTGCGCATTGTTTCCAGCGGCGCCGCCGAGGGCGACGAAGAAAACTGCATTCAGGTCGACGATACCGCAGCCGCCTTCGATATCACCAAACACCTGATTGAGCACGGCCACAAACGTATTGGTTTTCTGTGTGGTGGCGAAGAGCACATTTCCACCCACGGGCGACTGAACGGCTATAAGGAAGCGCTGCGGCAAGCGGGAATCACCGTCGAGCCAGAGCTTATTGTTGCCGGCGAATACTCGTTCGACTCCGGTGTATCCGGCGCGAAGAAACTGCTGGAGCGGGACAACCCGCCCACCGCCATTTTTGCCAGTAACGATGAGATGGCGGCGGGTGCGCTGTTTGCCGCGCGGCTGATGCACATCGAAATTCCCGCACAGCTTTCCATCGTCGGCTTCGAGGACAGCCCGTTCTCCCGCCAGACGTGGCCCAAGCTGACCACTGCACACCAGCCCAACAATGAAATCGCCCGGTGTGCTGCAGCACTGGTACTGAACAAGGCGCGCAGCAAGGGCGCGGCGGAAAGCGCTGCCGCCAATAAAGATGCGGGCATCATCAAAAAATTCGTGCCCGAATTACTGGTGCGCGACTCCACCGGCGACTCGCCCGCAGGATAA
- the nagA gene encoding N-acetylglucosamine-6-phosphate deacetylase, which yields MVQTFIADQLFDGEQLHANAVVSVEGGKVLALGGEPAAGAVRLKGMLAPGLIDVQVNGGGGALFNNDTTVNALGKMSAAHARYGTTGFMPTLITDQVDVMQRAADAVSAALKEGVPGVLGVHFEGPHLSTPKKGTHEERFIRPLSAEELAIYGRDDLGLKMVTLAPENVSPEDIRKLVDLEVRVCLGHSNADGKTAAAAVAAGATGFTHLYNAMSPLHSRDPGMVGTALISDGCWCGLIADGHHVSAEAMTLALKAKPRGKIMLVTDAMSLVGSEEKSFPLFDRVVTRDGDKLTSTTGELAGSHLDMIGAVRNIRDWCGVELTEALRMAALYPAQYLGSEGGRIAEGASADLILLSDDLQVQKTWIGGQEVFSAG from the coding sequence GTGGTACAGACATTTATCGCAGACCAGTTATTTGACGGCGAGCAGCTGCATGCCAATGCGGTGGTGTCTGTCGAGGGCGGTAAAGTGCTTGCCCTCGGTGGTGAGCCGGCGGCCGGTGCGGTGCGCCTGAAGGGCATGCTGGCCCCCGGATTGATTGACGTTCAGGTCAATGGGGGCGGCGGTGCGCTGTTCAACAACGACACCACCGTCAACGCGCTAGGCAAAATGTCTGCGGCGCATGCCCGTTACGGCACCACTGGATTTATGCCCACCTTGATCACCGATCAGGTGGATGTGATGCAAAGGGCGGCCGATGCCGTCAGTGCTGCGCTCAAGGAAGGCGTACCCGGGGTGCTCGGTGTGCACTTTGAAGGGCCGCACCTGAGCACGCCCAAAAAAGGCACCCACGAAGAACGATTTATTCGCCCGCTGAGCGCAGAAGAGCTGGCAATCTATGGCCGCGATGACCTGGGTCTGAAAATGGTCACTCTGGCACCGGAAAACGTCTCGCCAGAGGATATTCGCAAGCTGGTCGATCTCGAAGTCAGGGTTTGCCTCGGGCACTCCAATGCCGATGGCAAAACCGCTGCCGCTGCGGTTGCGGCGGGAGCCACAGGGTTTACGCACCTGTACAACGCCATGTCGCCGTTGCATTCCCGCGACCCGGGTATGGTGGGGACGGCACTGATCAGTGATGGTTGCTGGTGTGGCCTGATCGCCGATGGCCACCATGTCAGTGCCGAAGCGATGACCCTCGCTCTCAAGGCCAAACCGCGTGGCAAGATCATGCTGGTAACCGATGCCATGTCGCTGGTGGGGAGTGAAGAGAAAAGTTTTCCGCTGTTTGACCGCGTCGTGACGCGCGATGGCGACAAGCTGACATCTACGACCGGTGAACTGGCTGGTTCGCATCTCGACATGATCGGTGCAGTGCGCAACATCCGCGATTGGTGTGGTGTGGAATTGACCGAAGCCCTGCGCATGGCTGCGCTTTACCCGGCACAGTACCTGGGCTCTGAAGGCGGCCGTATTGCCGAGGGCGCCAGCGCGGACCTGATTTTACTGAGCGACGATTTGCAGGTGCAGAAAACCTGGATCGGCGGGCAGGAAGTGTTCTCTGCGGGCTGA